The following proteins come from a genomic window of Pirellula staleyi DSM 6068:
- a CDS encoding ketoacyl-ACP synthase III, producing the protein MMYAAVGPITVHFPERVETNAELKAAFPHWDMDLIYEKTGIGSRHIAAKNECSSDLAYAAAQKLFREHDIDPASIDFVLLCTQTPDYPLPTTACLLQSRLGLRTNVGALDFNLGCSGFVYGLSLADGLIRAGSAKRVLLLTAETYSKYIHPEDRSLRTIFGDAAAATLVEAAERPTLTAFQFGTDGSGADTLLVARGGARPVEDAIKPRHRHRWGSDLYMDGPSLINFTVAAVPQLIENILTAAELGDKDIDLYLFHQATLKMLQQLRERMSFSEDRMPLALEHCGNTVSSTIPILIEQLRREKHLTIGMRSMLVGFGVGWSWAGCIWQESWKKA; encoded by the coding sequence TCTGATTTACGAGAAGACGGGCATCGGTTCGCGACACATCGCTGCGAAAAACGAATGCTCGTCGGACCTGGCCTATGCTGCTGCGCAGAAGCTGTTTCGCGAGCACGACATCGACCCGGCCAGCATCGACTTTGTGTTGCTCTGCACGCAAACACCCGACTATCCACTCCCTACAACGGCCTGCCTCTTACAGTCGCGACTGGGACTGCGAACCAATGTCGGGGCCCTCGACTTCAATCTCGGCTGTAGCGGATTTGTCTACGGACTTTCGCTCGCCGACGGACTGATCCGCGCCGGTAGCGCCAAACGTGTGCTGCTGCTGACCGCCGAGACCTACTCCAAATACATCCACCCGGAAGATCGCAGCCTACGAACCATTTTTGGCGACGCCGCTGCCGCCACGCTCGTGGAAGCAGCCGAACGCCCCACGCTCACCGCGTTTCAATTTGGAACCGACGGAAGTGGTGCCGACACTTTGCTGGTGGCACGTGGGGGTGCTCGCCCGGTGGAAGATGCGATCAAGCCTCGCCATCGCCATCGCTGGGGAAGCGACCTCTACATGGATGGCCCCAGCCTCATTAACTTCACCGTCGCGGCTGTTCCGCAGCTCATCGAAAACATCCTGACCGCAGCGGAACTTGGGGATAAAGATATCGATCTCTATCTGTTCCATCAGGCCACGCTGAAAATGCTGCAGCAGCTGCGCGAGCGAATGAGCTTCTCGGAAGACCGAATGCCCCTAGCGCTCGAGCATTGCGGCAACACCGTTTCGTCGACGATTCCGATCTTGATTGAACAGCTGCGCCGCGAGAAGCACCTGACGATTGGGATGCGAAGCATGCTCGTCGGATTTGGCGTCGGCTGGTCGTGGGCCGGTTGCATCTGGCAAGAATCGTGGAAAAAGGCTTAG
- a CDS encoding YqgE/AlgH family protein, with protein sequence MTSLQGHFLAASPHLGDPNFFRTVVLMIKHDAQGALGLVLTRPMQETVAELWQRVTAETIANTGSVHLGGPVNGPLVAIHRMASAAEAEVFDGVYFSAHSEQISRIVHQTKKPYLLFAGYSGWSGGQLEAELEQGGWLIAPATTELVFSSTDDLWERVVQSIGLAVLSPAIRTKHVPEDPTLN encoded by the coding sequence ATGACTTCGCTGCAAGGTCATTTCCTCGCTGCATCGCCCCACCTCGGCGATCCGAATTTCTTTCGTACCGTCGTGCTGATGATCAAGCACGATGCGCAAGGTGCGCTCGGTTTGGTACTCACGCGCCCGATGCAAGAGACCGTAGCCGAGCTATGGCAACGCGTGACCGCTGAAACGATTGCCAACACTGGCTCGGTGCATCTGGGGGGTCCTGTGAATGGTCCTTTGGTGGCCATTCATCGGATGGCATCTGCGGCGGAAGCGGAAGTGTTCGACGGGGTCTATTTTTCGGCCCATAGCGAGCAGATCAGCCGCATTGTTCATCAAACGAAGAAGCCATACCTGCTCTTCGCGGGCTATTCTGGCTGGTCGGGTGGTCAGCTCGAAGCGGAGCTCGAGCAGGGGGGCTGGCTCATCGCGCCCGCCACCACCGAGCTTGTGTTCTCCAGCACCGATGACCTTTGGGAACGTGTGGTTCAGTCGATCGGGCTAGCGGTTCTGTCGCCCGCGATTCGTACGAAGCATGTACCGGAAGATCCGACACTGAACTAG
- a CDS encoding HAMP domain-containing sensor histidine kinase — protein sequence MKRPWQIWSLFIAGLVLVLATFSWLTIKALELDQQQSQARQDAELDQDVSRALWRMDTLLTPLLAQEAARPEPVYHALLTVPATRGGGLELSPLLKEPPGFVLIHFQLSEGGRLTSPQVPQGPTRELAIEQGVSEKQITESTIRLAQLTDLLRASELLAELPNESIDLEADPASGVVARTDPLQSYNNPPVIANVYRSDNFKQIDEAITKQQSLPGRGDAGDYGPRSNYRNQAQSPSVQSSMRENEVGPPVEIPSTNSPSQAPFPPTSTPPLDTASAPQPGGFSEVTRPPTAAPSDVTPPTPVPADPFGLPVPGEPPLSEPTTPLGAPRPVIQDPFGSGGASEGEMQEQDRPEKELNDGPQQQTGELSQVPDQPRPAEPSQAPSAGQSQTGTYDDQSSATAPRRPGEQGSGYISPRWMVPSAAQSRAEPASSVGTFYESLPRGSNDLANRDRVFQAYAQRQVLEQRQSFEGISPLVPAVEGVSRPLWIRGQLILARRVMVRGETIVQGCWLDWNAIQSRLSSEVSDLLPDAKLVPVNDESEAPLGRLLATVPAKLVLPPLEAVAPGFTPIRAALGIAWITLLVAIVVAGVLLDRVVQLSERRGAFVAAVTHELRTPLTTFRMYAEMLAEGMVSSPEQQKSYLDTLRTEADRLAHLVENVLQYARLERTGLATRKESIALGALIDRSRSRLASHLRESNMQLDVVMSPEAARMMVDTDPAAIDQILSNLIDNACKYAKTATDRTLQLTAAEGVWGMAKLVIRDHGPGIPEAGQVRLFEPFSKSVHEAADTAPGVGLGLALCLRMARQLGGNLTYKTAAGGGAEFTLELPRTKLRGS from the coding sequence ATGAAGCGTCCGTGGCAGATTTGGAGTTTGTTCATCGCCGGTCTGGTGCTGGTGCTCGCGACGTTCAGCTGGCTGACGATCAAAGCGCTCGAACTCGATCAGCAGCAATCGCAGGCTCGGCAAGATGCCGAACTCGATCAGGATGTCAGCCGCGCGCTTTGGCGGATGGATACACTTCTCACACCACTCCTCGCGCAAGAAGCAGCGCGTCCTGAACCGGTCTATCACGCCCTCCTTACGGTTCCAGCAACACGAGGCGGTGGGCTCGAGCTTTCTCCGCTCCTCAAAGAGCCTCCAGGATTTGTGCTGATTCATTTCCAGCTCAGCGAAGGGGGACGGCTCACCTCGCCGCAAGTGCCGCAAGGGCCAACGCGCGAACTAGCGATCGAGCAGGGTGTTTCAGAAAAACAGATCACCGAGTCGACGATTCGTTTGGCTCAATTGACCGATCTGCTGCGCGCAAGTGAATTGCTGGCGGAACTTCCCAATGAATCGATCGATCTCGAAGCCGATCCAGCATCGGGGGTCGTTGCCCGCACCGATCCGCTGCAGAGTTACAACAATCCACCGGTGATTGCGAATGTCTATCGGAGCGACAATTTCAAGCAGATCGATGAAGCGATCACAAAGCAGCAGTCGCTGCCGGGTCGGGGCGACGCAGGCGATTATGGGCCGCGCTCGAATTACCGCAACCAAGCGCAATCCCCGTCGGTTCAAAGTTCCATGCGCGAAAATGAAGTGGGACCACCTGTAGAAATTCCTTCGACCAATTCGCCATCGCAGGCACCATTTCCACCGACGAGCACACCACCCTTAGACACCGCATCGGCCCCGCAGCCAGGAGGATTTTCCGAGGTAACACGGCCACCCACCGCAGCTCCTTCGGACGTCACGCCTCCAACGCCAGTTCCGGCCGATCCCTTCGGGCTTCCTGTTCCTGGCGAACCCCCGCTAAGCGAGCCCACAACACCGCTCGGTGCGCCTCGTCCTGTGATTCAAGATCCATTCGGCTCCGGGGGTGCGTCGGAGGGAGAGATGCAAGAGCAAGACCGACCAGAGAAAGAGCTGAACGACGGGCCTCAGCAGCAGACGGGTGAACTGTCGCAAGTTCCCGATCAGCCAAGGCCCGCCGAACCTTCTCAGGCACCAAGCGCCGGACAGTCGCAAACCGGCACTTACGATGATCAATCCAGTGCAACAGCTCCGCGTCGTCCCGGCGAGCAGGGATCGGGCTATATTTCTCCTCGATGGATGGTCCCTAGCGCAGCGCAGTCGCGCGCCGAGCCTGCTAGTTCGGTCGGAACCTTCTACGAATCGCTGCCGCGCGGCAGTAACGACCTCGCCAATCGCGACCGGGTTTTTCAGGCCTATGCACAGCGGCAAGTCCTCGAGCAGCGCCAATCGTTTGAAGGGATCTCGCCGCTGGTTCCCGCCGTGGAAGGTGTGAGCCGACCTCTGTGGATTCGAGGTCAATTGATCTTGGCCCGTCGTGTGATGGTGCGCGGCGAAACCATTGTGCAAGGATGTTGGCTCGACTGGAATGCAATTCAATCGCGCTTGTCGAGCGAAGTCTCCGACCTTTTACCCGACGCGAAGCTCGTGCCGGTGAACGACGAATCCGAAGCACCCCTCGGTCGCTTGCTCGCCACCGTTCCGGCCAAGCTGGTGCTGCCACCTCTTGAGGCGGTAGCCCCCGGTTTCACACCGATTCGCGCAGCGCTTGGCATCGCCTGGATCACGCTCCTGGTTGCGATTGTGGTGGCCGGAGTTTTGCTCGACCGTGTTGTGCAGCTTAGTGAACGTCGCGGCGCTTTTGTCGCTGCGGTGACCCACGAACTCCGCACGCCACTCACCACTTTTCGCATGTATGCCGAAATGCTCGCGGAAGGAATGGTCAGTTCTCCCGAGCAGCAAAAGTCGTATCTCGATACGCTCCGCACCGAGGCCGATCGGCTCGCACATCTGGTCGAGAATGTGCTGCAATATGCGAGGCTCGAAAGAACGGGACTAGCCACCCGAAAAGAGTCGATCGCGCTCGGCGCACTCATCGATCGTAGTCGCTCGCGACTGGCGTCGCATCTTCGTGAATCGAATATGCAGCTCGATGTCGTGATGTCCCCCGAAGCTGCACGGATGATGGTCGACACCGATCCCGCTGCGATCGATCAAATCCTCTCGAATTTGATTGATAATGCCTGCAAATACGCCAAAACGGCGACCGATCGCACATTGCAGCTCACCGCTGCCGAAGGAGTTTGGGGGATGGCGAAACTTGTGATCCGCGATCACGGTCCAGGCATCCCCGAAGCAGGGCAAGTGCGACTGTTCGAGCCCTTTAGCAAGAGCGTTCACGAAGCGGCCGACACTGCTCCTGGTGTCGGCTTAGGGCTCGCCCTTTGTTTGCGCATGGCGCGGCAACTGGGGGGCAATTTGACATACAAAACCGCTGCTGGTGGTGGTGCCGAGTTTACACTCGAGCTACCTCGCACCAAACTGCGCGGCAGCTAA
- a CDS encoding response regulator transcription factor codes for MSTKTILTIEDDSAIRRGIVDALRFSGYHVLESGSGRVGREMAVQQACDLLLLDLVLPGCGGMEILRTVRSVRPLLPVIILTARGEEADRVEGLEAGADDYVVKPFSVKELLARVEAVLRRSPQRPTDVQAVEVPGGVADLARRELRFTDGERLDLSERECELVRYLASHAGRAISRDELLVNVWRISPDGLPTRTIDMQIARLREKLRDDPTQPRVLLTVRGKGYMFAQLPAEQSS; via the coding sequence ATGTCTACGAAAACCATCCTCACGATCGAAGATGACAGTGCGATTCGCCGAGGGATCGTCGATGCACTTAGGTTCTCGGGCTACCACGTTTTGGAATCGGGCAGTGGGCGAGTAGGACGCGAGATGGCGGTGCAACAAGCGTGCGATCTGCTGCTCTTGGATCTCGTGCTTCCCGGTTGTGGTGGGATGGAAATTTTGCGAACCGTGCGGAGTGTCCGTCCGCTGTTGCCGGTGATCATACTCACCGCGCGTGGGGAAGAAGCCGATCGGGTGGAAGGTCTCGAAGCGGGGGCCGACGACTATGTCGTAAAACCATTCAGCGTGAAAGAACTTCTTGCGCGTGTGGAAGCTGTACTCCGTCGATCACCGCAGCGGCCCACCGATGTGCAAGCGGTGGAAGTCCCTGGCGGAGTTGCCGATCTGGCCCGTCGCGAACTCCGCTTCACCGATGGGGAGCGGCTCGATCTATCGGAGCGCGAATGCGAGTTGGTTCGCTATTTGGCAAGTCATGCTGGCCGCGCCATCAGTCGCGATGAGCTGCTGGTGAACGTGTGGCGCATCAGCCCCGATGGACTTCCCACCCGCACGATCGATATGCAGATTGCGCGACTGCGCGAAAAGTTGCGCGATGATCCCACACAGCCGCGCGTGTTGCTCACCGTGCGAGGAAAGGGCTATATGTTTGCGCAGTTGCCCGCGGAGCAGTCGTCATGA
- a CDS encoding VWA domain-containing protein — translation MKSFRAAELFLTLAIVLPALLISAGCRDRLAPGLAEAPPDPNAYKNRKILKPKVEQPVDVSEETALIEKAYESSRTARRNFGSQESGGVRLATTAIESNLDIAPTLVIWLFDASPASQKMAIESVSAAKAYYTSPTTKSKLDDPEQPLLTVVGRFAESLELLTPEPTSTEADISAALDKVLDAPPIEAATTQPLTAAQSAAEKFLSTRTEGGRQVLLVMVTAQAGSDDAKAETLAPMLQRMAIPLYVIGTAAPWGQPGPPANVGARPNEREAAKPTRYGPESRYSERVLVHMSATGNYRTNENLAIESGFGPFGLEWVARASGGMFFASRPLTSSFSNFRHGNTYTVWPTGSEWRFEPNVASKYAPDYVSEAEYQKRLGNAAARALHEAAKLGDLVIDEYPALNFERKSEAQMARSLSTAQQYAARNVPPVDRRYDLLLAGESGRDSLPTARWQVQYDIAMGQVLAAKVRLDGYNAMIAALKRGKTPTDPESKLWLLEQSTNIETGSAMQKMAEKATMYLTRVKQEHPGTPWAKLAEEELLSPLGWSWKEG, via the coding sequence GTGAAATCGTTTCGCGCAGCTGAACTGTTTTTGACCTTAGCTATCGTGCTACCGGCGCTGCTGATTTCAGCCGGTTGTCGCGATCGCCTTGCTCCGGGACTGGCCGAGGCACCACCCGACCCCAATGCCTACAAAAACCGCAAAATCCTCAAGCCGAAGGTCGAACAGCCGGTCGACGTTTCCGAGGAAACAGCGCTCATCGAAAAGGCCTACGAATCGTCGCGCACCGCGCGCCGCAACTTCGGATCGCAAGAGTCGGGTGGTGTTCGACTCGCCACCACCGCCATCGAATCGAATCTCGATATCGCCCCCACGCTTGTCATTTGGCTCTTTGACGCATCACCAGCGAGCCAAAAGATGGCAATCGAATCAGTCTCGGCGGCCAAGGCTTATTACACCTCTCCCACGACGAAATCGAAACTCGATGATCCCGAGCAGCCGCTGCTGACGGTGGTGGGACGATTCGCTGAATCGCTCGAACTGCTAACGCCGGAGCCAACTTCCACCGAAGCGGATATCTCGGCGGCGCTCGACAAAGTGCTCGATGCTCCGCCGATCGAAGCAGCCACCACGCAGCCACTCACAGCTGCTCAGTCTGCTGCAGAAAAGTTTCTTTCCACGCGCACCGAGGGTGGCCGCCAAGTGCTGCTGGTGATGGTCACTGCGCAAGCTGGTAGCGACGATGCCAAAGCAGAAACACTAGCGCCGATGCTGCAGCGAATGGCGATACCTCTGTACGTGATTGGCACGGCGGCTCCTTGGGGTCAGCCAGGACCTCCGGCCAATGTCGGCGCACGCCCCAATGAACGTGAAGCTGCAAAACCGACGCGCTACGGTCCGGAGTCACGCTACAGCGAACGGGTGCTCGTCCACATGAGCGCCACGGGGAACTATCGCACCAACGAGAATCTAGCCATCGAATCGGGCTTCGGACCGTTTGGTCTTGAGTGGGTCGCACGAGCCAGTGGTGGGATGTTCTTTGCCTCACGACCTTTGACCAGCAGCTTTTCGAACTTTCGTCACGGCAATACCTACACGGTTTGGCCCACCGGAAGTGAATGGCGTTTTGAGCCTAACGTCGCCAGCAAGTATGCCCCCGATTATGTCTCCGAAGCCGAATATCAAAAGCGACTCGGTAATGCAGCGGCTCGCGCGCTACATGAAGCTGCGAAACTTGGCGACTTGGTGATCGACGAATACCCGGCTCTCAACTTCGAACGGAAGTCGGAAGCGCAGATGGCTCGGTCACTCAGCACCGCGCAGCAGTATGCCGCTCGGAACGTTCCACCCGTCGATCGCCGCTACGATCTGCTGCTCGCAGGAGAATCGGGACGCGATTCGCTTCCGACCGCGCGCTGGCAAGTGCAGTACGATATCGCGATGGGACAAGTCCTCGCGGCGAAGGTGCGACTCGATGGCTACAACGCTATGATCGCCGCGCTCAAGCGTGGCAAAACGCCGACCGATCCCGAGAGCAAACTGTGGCTGCTTGAACAATCCACCAACATCGAAACGGGAAGCGCGATGCAGAAAATGGCGGAAAAGGCAACGATGTACCTCACCCGCGTGAAGCAAGAGCATCCCGGCACACCTTGGGCCAAACTCGCCGAAGAAGAGCTTCTATCACCACTGGGCTGGAGTTGGAAAGAAGGCTAG
- a CDS encoding isoaspartyl peptidase/L-asparaginase, translated as MSVTITPRVIASHNGLAGAERTYAELLAGARPVEACVRGVTLIEDDPLEHSVGIGGIPNEEGVVQLDAAVMDGTLHRGAGVAALEGIRNPAQVALKLLEQTHRVLLVGEGAQKFALANGFPTENLLTDKARRIWMHWKRTRSNIDDWKHPEQVDDDVAEWFRTQYTGASGYGKVGTVHVAAIDATGQMGCCTSTSGHSFKLAGRVGDSPILGAGLFADSEAGTCGSIGHGEANLENCSSFACVEMMRGGMSPEAAGMKMLERIARITRPEQKDDQGRPKFNLWLFLLAPDGRYAGVTMWGPKTYALVDADGARLLPCRALFTR; from the coding sequence ATGTCAGTGACCATTACGCCGCGCGTTATCGCTTCGCATAACGGACTCGCAGGGGCCGAGCGAACTTATGCGGAACTTCTCGCCGGTGCACGCCCGGTGGAAGCTTGTGTGCGCGGCGTGACGCTCATCGAAGACGATCCACTCGAGCACTCTGTTGGTATTGGCGGCATTCCTAACGAAGAGGGGGTCGTGCAACTCGATGCCGCTGTGATGGATGGAACGCTTCATCGTGGCGCAGGAGTCGCGGCTCTCGAGGGGATTCGTAACCCGGCTCAAGTCGCGCTCAAACTCCTCGAGCAAACGCATCGTGTGCTTCTCGTTGGCGAAGGTGCGCAAAAGTTTGCTCTCGCGAATGGCTTTCCTACCGAGAATTTACTCACCGATAAAGCGCGACGCATCTGGATGCACTGGAAGCGTACGCGGTCGAACATCGACGACTGGAAGCATCCAGAACAGGTCGACGACGATGTGGCCGAGTGGTTCCGCACGCAGTACACCGGCGCGTCGGGCTATGGCAAGGTCGGCACTGTGCATGTCGCTGCGATCGACGCCACCGGCCAGATGGGATGCTGCACCAGCACGAGCGGGCACTCGTTCAAATTGGCCGGAAGAGTAGGGGATTCCCCTATCCTTGGCGCGGGGCTGTTTGCCGATAGCGAAGCGGGGACCTGCGGCAGCATTGGGCACGGCGAAGCAAATCTCGAGAACTGCTCGTCGTTTGCTTGTGTCGAAATGATGCGTGGTGGAATGTCGCCGGAAGCAGCAGGCATGAAGATGCTCGAGCGTATCGCTCGGATCACACGCCCCGAACAAAAAGATGATCAGGGGCGACCGAAATTCAATTTATGGCTCTTTCTGCTGGCGCCCGATGGTCGCTATGCCGGCGTCACGATGTGGGGCCCGAAAACCTACGCCCTCGTCGATGCCGACGGCGCTCGGCTGCTCCCTTGCCGAGCGCTCTTTACGCGCTGA
- a CDS encoding alkaline phosphatase family protein, translating to MSDCVIYLSIPGLRRQDLASMPQLRALTSGGDIATLVPSFPAVTWTSQTAMLTGKLPSETGVIGNGFFWRDTAKVEMWTAWNDKIQQPQIWDVLHKHDPQLTSATWFPMLTKGCGADYICMPAPVHNPDGSESLWCYTKPKEYYGDLRDALGHFPLMNFWGPMAGIASTAWIANSAALAMEKYKPRFFHIYLPQLDYAAQKLGPDSPAALQAVIELDNVIGKLATDAAAAYQGHRLLWLVAGEYAITPVNHVTYPNRLLREAGLLSVTDDGTGEVIAYGETPAWALVDHQFSHVFVKDADSANIAKVVDLFKGKPGIAEVLAGDERKKYGMDHERSGEVILISTAESWQAYYYWLDDAKAPKFARTVDIHRKPGYDPVELHFDRANKCIPLDATLIGGSHGAPAVSDAQRTVLLSSQKGVFVERPIADTDLFELVLNQFGI from the coding sequence ATGAGCGACTGCGTGATTTATTTGTCGATTCCGGGCTTGCGCAGGCAGGATCTGGCCTCGATGCCGCAGCTTCGAGCACTCACGTCGGGTGGCGACATCGCGACGCTGGTCCCCAGTTTTCCCGCGGTCACTTGGACCTCGCAAACGGCCATGCTCACCGGCAAATTGCCGAGCGAAACCGGTGTGATCGGCAACGGTTTCTTTTGGCGTGACACCGCGAAAGTGGAAATGTGGACCGCTTGGAACGACAAGATTCAGCAGCCGCAAATTTGGGACGTGCTGCACAAGCACGATCCGCAGCTGACGTCGGCCACTTGGTTTCCGATGCTGACCAAAGGCTGTGGCGCCGACTACATCTGCATGCCCGCGCCAGTGCATAATCCCGACGGCAGCGAATCGCTCTGGTGCTACACCAAGCCGAAGGAATACTACGGCGATCTGCGCGACGCTCTCGGACATTTTCCGCTGATGAACTTCTGGGGGCCGATGGCTGGCATTGCCTCGACCGCATGGATCGCCAACTCCGCGGCGCTGGCGATGGAGAAGTATAAGCCCCGTTTCTTTCATATCTATCTGCCGCAGCTCGACTACGCCGCGCAAAAACTTGGTCCCGATTCGCCAGCCGCTCTGCAGGCGGTGATCGAACTCGATAACGTGATTGGCAAGCTCGCCACCGATGCAGCAGCCGCTTATCAAGGCCATCGACTACTGTGGCTCGTGGCTGGCGAATACGCCATCACGCCGGTCAACCACGTCACCTACCCCAATCGTCTCCTCCGAGAAGCAGGCCTGCTAAGCGTTACCGACGATGGCACGGGCGAAGTGATTGCGTATGGCGAAACGCCTGCTTGGGCGCTCGTCGACCATCAGTTCAGCCACGTGTTTGTGAAAGATGCCGATAGCGCGAACATCGCGAAAGTGGTCGATCTTTTCAAAGGAAAGCCAGGGATTGCCGAAGTTCTGGCGGGCGATGAACGTAAAAAATATGGCATGGATCACGAGCGCAGCGGCGAAGTGATTTTGATCAGCACGGCTGAAAGCTGGCAGGCCTACTACTACTGGCTCGACGACGCGAAGGCACCGAAGTTTGCCCGCACCGTCGACATCCATCGTAAACCGGGCTACGACCCGGTAGAGCTGCACTTCGATCGCGCGAACAAGTGCATTCCGCTCGATGCCACGCTGATTGGCGGATCGCACGGCGCACCAGCAGTAAGCGACGCTCAGCGGACCGTCCTACTGTCGAGTCAAAAGGGTGTGTTCGTCGAACGGCCCATCGCCGACACCGATCTGTTCGAGTTGGTGCTCAATCAGTTTGGAATCTAG
- a CDS encoding sugar phosphate isomerase/epimerase family protein, whose product MLLGYNTNGWAHHDPLDAIAELANLGYQSIAITLDHGRLNPFDVRFPDELRRTRALLDERNLTSVVETGARFLLDPKMKHEPTLVSSAPEARSRRIDFYYRAIDAARALGSSSVSLWSGIARDQATEEQLLERIAESLAPVLDRAAAAGVWIAFEPEPGMVIDTMSRFTRLLQWIDHTHLKLTLDIGHLYCQGELPIADYVARWSDRMVNVHLEDMRADVHEHLMFGEGEMEFPPIIAALARCGYQGGVHVELSRHSHEAPQAARKAWEFLAPLFNRALGK is encoded by the coding sequence ATGCTACTGGGCTACAACACCAACGGCTGGGCGCATCACGATCCGCTCGATGCGATCGCAGAACTTGCGAACCTTGGCTACCAGAGCATCGCGATTACCCTCGATCACGGTCGGCTGAATCCGTTTGACGTACGCTTTCCTGACGAACTGCGCCGCACTCGAGCGCTACTCGACGAGCGAAATCTGACGAGCGTTGTCGAAACCGGCGCTCGATTTTTGCTCGATCCGAAAATGAAGCACGAGCCGACACTCGTCAGCAGTGCGCCGGAAGCTCGGTCGCGTCGCATCGATTTCTACTACCGCGCAATCGATGCCGCGCGTGCTCTTGGAAGTTCGTCGGTGTCACTCTGGTCGGGTATTGCTCGCGATCAAGCTACGGAAGAGCAGCTGCTCGAGCGTATTGCCGAGTCGCTGGCTCCTGTGCTCGATCGCGCCGCTGCGGCAGGCGTTTGGATTGCGTTTGAACCCGAGCCGGGCATGGTGATCGACACGATGAGTCGCTTCACGCGACTGTTGCAGTGGATCGATCACACGCATCTCAAGCTGACGCTCGACATCGGCCATCTTTACTGCCAAGGAGAGTTGCCGATCGCCGACTATGTGGCACGCTGGTCCGACCGAATGGTGAATGTGCATTTGGAGGATATGCGCGCCGATGTTCACGAGCATTTGATGTTCGGTGAAGGAGAAATGGAGTTCCCGCCGATCATTGCGGCGCTCGCGCGGTGCGGCTATCAGGGAGGCGTGCATGTCGAGCTGAGCCGGCATAGTCACGAGGCTCCGCAGGCCGCCCGAAAAGCGTGGGAGTTCCTCGCCCCTCTGTTCAATCGCGCTCTGGGCAAGTAG
- a CDS encoding UbiA family prenyltransferase, which produces MNSQLPPTIESLPEAADRGPSGSLLPLLKLCRLSNVFTSVADILLGFFLARGDAQPLPGLIALAIASAMLYTAGMVLNDVFDIEIDRVERPTRPLPSGAVSLDFAKRFGAGLLVLGCLLAWVVGIAYQAETISMLHSGGVATLLAGMILLYNAWLKHTFAGPFAMGACRTLNILLGMSLAPAVSEPVVMGYPAVWLLLAIAYGLYIAGVTWFSRQEAVESSRWQLTIGLLLMLSGVAGVVYQALALPGQRIPAQMFMLLMSCLGVSILLRGVRAIADPQPSTVQPVIKQAILSLIMFHAAVVLTVLTPGYSLAIVALMLPTLALQRFIYST; this is translated from the coding sequence GTGAACAGTCAGCTTCCACCCACGATCGAATCGTTGCCTGAAGCGGCCGATCGCGGCCCCAGTGGAAGCTTGTTGCCACTGCTGAAACTCTGTCGGCTGTCGAATGTCTTCACGTCAGTAGCCGATATCCTGCTCGGTTTTTTCCTCGCTCGGGGCGATGCTCAGCCCTTGCCGGGGCTCATCGCGCTCGCCATAGCCAGCGCGATGCTTTACACCGCAGGGATGGTGCTGAACGACGTGTTTGATATCGAAATCGATCGGGTCGAGCGTCCTACGCGACCACTCCCCAGCGGCGCTGTTTCGCTCGACTTTGCCAAACGATTTGGTGCCGGTCTGCTGGTGCTCGGATGCTTGCTGGCATGGGTGGTTGGCATTGCCTATCAAGCTGAGACGATCTCGATGCTCCACAGCGGTGGTGTTGCGACCCTCTTGGCCGGGATGATTCTGCTTTACAACGCCTGGCTGAAGCACACCTTCGCCGGCCCCTTTGCCATGGGTGCCTGTCGCACGCTCAACATTTTGCTGGGGATGAGCCTTGCGCCGGCCGTAAGCGAGCCGGTGGTGATGGGATACCCAGCGGTGTGGCTGCTGCTGGCGATCGCTTACGGACTTTATATCGCTGGCGTCACTTGGTTTTCGAGACAAGAGGCAGTGGAGAGCTCGCGCTGGCAACTAACCATCGGACTGCTACTGATGCTCTCCGGAGTAGCAGGGGTTGTGTATCAGGCCCTTGCTCTGCCTGGTCAACGGATACCAGCGCAAATGTTCATGCTGCTGATGTCGTGCCTGGGTGTCAGCATTTTGCTGCGAGGTGTCCGCGCGATTGCCGATCCACAGCCGAGCACCGTGCAACCAGTGATCAAGCAGGCTATTCTGTCTCTCATCATGTTTCACGCTGCCGTCGTTCTCACCGTGCTGACCCCGGGATATTCGCTGGCGATCGTGGCTTTGATGCTCCCGACCCTTGCGCTGCAGCGGTTCATCTACTCCACCTAA